Sequence from the uncultured Methanobrevibacter sp. genome:
GGACCTGTCTGTCTTCCATTTTTTGAATTTCATCTGTTGTCATTGTATCACATTAATTGTTCTATCGCTTTATTGTCAACAACCTCGATTTCAATGTCAAGTTCTTTCAATAAATCTGCAAGCGCATATAATCCCGGAACTTCACTTTCATGGTGTTTCACATCAATCAGTGTAATTTTTAAGTTTTTTGCTAATATTGCTGTTTTTTGGGTTAAATCTCCTGAAATTAAAATATCCAGATTTTTATCTTTAGCTAATTTCACATATTCGGGGTTATTTAGTCCAAAACCAGATATGATGCCTATCTTATTGATGAGTTTATTGTCATCTAAGTTGTTTACTATACGCACATCGCTAAAATTATCTAAAATAATGCTCTTTAATTCTAAAAAGGTATAATCTGTTTTGCATACTCTTCCGATATTTGTTGAACTGTCAAAATAATCAGTCACTTTAATATTTAATGTATCGGCTAATGCGTCATTTGCTCCTCCATAAATAATGTCCCAGTTTGAATGAATGGTATAAGTAGGTGTTTTCGGGATAAACAATGGAGGATGGTGTGTTATTATTAATGTATTATCATTATTTCTGTCATTTTCCGGCAGAAAATCCATATAAATTTTAATTGAATTTATATTCTGTTCAATATCATACTCCTTTTTAAATCCCACATCATCAGATTCCAAAGCTAATGATTTAGGTATTTTTTTATCTATAAATTCAATTATTTCTTTAAGTTTCATTTTAAATCATTTTTGATGTTATTTTTTCAATTTCCTTTTTAATCATCTCATCCATGTTAAACGGATTAATTGTTGATATCTTAAATGCATTTGCATTAATCAGTTCCATGAATTTTTCAATATCCTTTTCCTTGAATATTATCTCTTCAAAAAATCTCATTTCACATGCACAGTAAAGCACGCCTTCTTTTTTAAGAAAACTGTTCAGTAAATCCGTTAAAATACCAATTGCCAATGTCATTGTTCCTGAAGTTTTTGTATCTATTCCTTCTGTCTTTATTATGCTTTTATGTTTTGCTTTAACAACGCTAAGTCTTTTGTAAATGTTGTTTTTTTCTTTAAGAAGTCTGTCATTGTCTTCAGCAACAGGATCTTCAATTATGAATGCTTCAACGTTAAACTTTGATGACTGTTCAACATTAATTCCTCCAAAACCTGTTGTGTCAATGACAATATCTCCTGAATAGATTAAATCAAGATCGGATGAAAATTCAACATTGTTTTTTAACTCTCCGCCTAAACTGGTGTAGAGCAGTTCCTCCAGGTGAGGATAAATGTCAATCAGCAGTATGTTTTCATATTTCTGGCTTAGTTTTTTAACTATTCCAACACCGGTAAAATAAGTTCCGATAACAATTATTCGTGAGTTCTTATCGAGGTTTAAACTTTCAATATAGTTAAAAACGGCTTCGGATTTTTTTAAAATAATTTCATTAAAAATATCTATAAGTTTTGTTTCGGATTTGATTGTAAGCACTTCTGAGGTTATGCCAGTTTCAATATTCATTATCTAACCTTCTATTTTTTTCAAAACCAATTTTTTCAAGAGCTTCACATGCTTCTTCATAAACGGCTTTCTCAATGGATTTTCCATGAATCAGATGTGAGGGGGATGTTCCCGCAGTAAGTATCCTTCCTTTGTTGTCAATAAAAATAAGCAGTGATCCTGAACCGGGAATTCCTAGACGGCCTCTTGCTATTATCAAATCGGCATCGCTCTGGTCAAGTGCCATATATGCTTTTGCAAGAGCGGGGATTCTGCTTGTATCGGCAGTATTTGTATTGATTTGAAGTATTTCAGCTTCATGAAGACCGTAAGATTTTAAAACTTTATTCAATACTTCAACTTTTATTCCGTTCTTGTTTGGAACACATATTTTTTGAGCATTTTTTATATATTCTTGAAGTTCTTTAATCTCTTCAAGAGTATCTCCGAATCGGCAGTTGTTTTCAGACTCTTTAAATGCATTTTGTATCATTTTTTCAAATGCCATGGTATCATATATTGAAAAAAGAGATTAAATAGTTTGAGGTATAAGGCCTAATTTTTCAATAACGCCAACAACTTCATTGTAGTTGCCGTAATTCGGTGAACCGACCCCTTTTACTTCTAGCGGATAATTGTCAGCTATAACTGTTGCCAGGTTATTAGCACCTGCCTTAAGTGAATATTCCACATTTTCAGGACCTACTGTGGGGGTAGGCATTGTTATTGTAATTGCAGGATACATTATGCGTGTAACAGCAACTATTTTCAGCTGTTCTTTCAGCGGAAATGGTGGATGATTTGCCATTGGTGTATCCGCATATGGGTTAAAACCCATAATTGGAATCTCACTAAGGGTTTTAAACTTACCTAAAAAGCGCAAATGCTTTATTCTATCTTCTGGACTTTCACCTAAACCTAAAAGTAGACCTGAAGACAGCCCGATTCCAGCATCACATACGAGTCTGCATGTTTCAATTCTCTGTTTTAATGAATCACCCGGTTTTGCTTCATAGAAAACCTCTTCATTTATGGTTTCCAGATTGCAGCAAATGGTTTCCACTCCAAGGTCTGAAAGTTTTTCAACGGACTCTGGTGTCAAATCTCCACCTACATTGACGAGTACTTCCAAATCAGTATTTTCCTTCACGATTCTACAGGCATTCACTGCCTGTTTTCCTTTATATCCGTATCCTCCGGAGCAGCTTACGCGGGGGATGTGTGCTTCATTTATGGATTGTGCTGCATTTAGTATTTCTTCATCGGATTTGTAGAATGCATTGTAATATCCTTTTGATGAAGTTTCTTCTGCAAAACCGCAGTATTTGCATCTAGGTTGAATTTGACATTTGTTTGTAATATGGACTGTTGATGTTAATTTTATTGTTTTTGATTGATTGTCCCTTATTTCAGCGGCAGTCTTAAATAATTTTTCCAAATTTTCATCATCATCAATAGCTAATAATTCTAAAAATTCCTCATCACTTAATTCTTGTCCATTTTTTGCTTTATTTAAAATATAATCAATCAATTTAACACCAAACTTTAATTTTTTTTAATAAAAAACATTAACTTATTTGTTAATGGCTATTTTAGCATAACCATTAAAAAATAAGTTAAAAAATTGTTGATAGACATCAACAATTGTAACTTATTGTGTTTATTCTTCTTTACCTAAGTAATCGAGTACAGTAGGTACGATTTCTGCTAATGAACCGAAGTTCATTGAGTCAGCAGTACCTAATAATGCAGCAGGGTTTAAAGCATCGTCCATTTTGTCGATACCTTCATTTTGCATTAAAGCAGTTACTTGGGTTAAAGCTTCGTTAGCCATCATTTGTGCAAATCCTGCAGGAGCACCTAAAATTTGGGTAACTGTATCTCTGTAAGCTAAGATACCTGCATAGGTAATAGCAGTTACAGCTGAACACATGTCACATACGGGACCGACCATATTAGCAGGTAAAGTAAATGCGGATCCTCTTGCTTTTTGACCTAATTCCATTAAAGTATCGATGGAAGCTTGGTCTGCGTATCCTTCAGCGATGTAAACTTGTCCTTTCATTTCAGGTACTGCACCTGGGTGGTAGGAAGCTACGTTAACATCAGTTCCTAAATCTTCGAAGATTTTGTTTAATCCGGTAGTAGGAATGGTACATGCATGAGTTACGATTGCGCCAGGTTTAATGGCATCAGCGAATTTTTCGATGATAGCAGGCTGCATTCCACCTTCTGGTAACCAGGTCATTACCCAGTCAGCGTCAGCTACAGCTTCACGGTCATCAGTAGTACATTTCATACCTAAGTCTTCTGGATGAGTGAAGTGGATTGCACCTTTTTCTGGTTTTGGTACGGTTTCAGCTAATTTTGCAACTTTTTCTCTGATAGCAGGCATTACTTCTTCAGGATTTCCTGCTTTGTGAGCTGCAATTACTTCTGCATAGTCGAAGTCATCTACTACAGTGAATTCACCATCAAATACTGGGTCAGATACAACTACTTCATCTACACCAGCTAATTCTAATAATTCAGCACCCATTTCGATTGTAGAGTGGGTCATAGAAATGTTTTCTTTTCCGGTTGCTTCTGCAACTTCACAAGCTCTTGAGAAGTTGGTAATTCCACTTGCAGCGTGTGTTCTGTAACATCCTGCACCTAAATTCTTTTAATCTAGAAAGAACCATTTTTTTCTCTCCATATATTTATGGACTTTTTTTAAATCAGGGACTTAAAAAAATTTTACTACATGGCTAACTATGTTAATTGCATTTTTATTAAAATAAATATGGTAGTTTATGCCATGTAGTAATATATTCTATTTAAAAATTAATATTATTTAAATCTTTACATTGCCCTTTATTAAGTATTATTTTTTCTATAATATATCTTTTTTCAGTAATACTGTTATTACTTTTTCATTTGTTATTTTATATGGCGGTATTACTTTTATTTTATTTTACCTTTGTTTTAAAGTTAATTTTGGTATTCCTAAATCGAAACATTTTTATTTGAGATTTCACTGAAAAATATATTAGTTAAACATAAATTTGGAGAATTTTTCATGTATGATTTAATAAAAAGAGCTGTTCATGATGATGATGCTGCAATTGTAATTTCAAAAATGGACAAGGATGTTGTGTCTGTTGTTGATGCGATTTCAGAACTTTCATTAGAAGAAACCATGAAATTAGGTATGCAATTTAAAAGATTTCCTTTGGGATGTGACCTGACAGAAGTAGTTGCAGGAACATGCGCCTCTGATTTGGAGTTAATGGACTTATTGGGAAATTGCCGTTT
This genomic interval carries:
- a CDS encoding Nif3-like dinuclear metal center hexameric protein is translated as MKLKEIIEFIDKKIPKSLALESDDVGFKKEYDIEQNINSIKIYMDFLPENDRNNDNTLIITHHPPLFIPKTPTYTIHSNWDIIYGGANDALADTLNIKVTDYFDSSTNIGRVCKTDYTFLELKSIILDNFSDVRIVNNLDDNKLINKIGIISGFGLNNPEYVKLAKDKNLDILISGDLTQKTAILAKNLKITLIDVKHHESEVPGLYALADLLKELDIEIEVVDNKAIEQLM
- a CDS encoding SAM-dependent methyltransferase HcgC family protein, encoding MNIETGITSEVLTIKSETKLIDIFNEIILKKSEAVFNYIESLNLDKNSRIIVIGTYFTGVGIVKKLSQKYENILLIDIYPHLEELLYTSLGGELKNNVEFSSDLDLIYSGDIVIDTTGFGGINVEQSSKFNVEAFIIEDPVAEDNDRLLKEKNNIYKRLSVVKAKHKSIIKTEGIDTKTSGTMTLAIGILTDLLNSFLKKEGVLYCACEMRFFEEIIFKEKDIEKFMELINANAFKISTINPFNMDEMIKKEIEKITSKMI
- a CDS encoding DUF3236 domain-containing protein, coding for MAFEKMIQNAFKESENNCRFGDTLEEIKELQEYIKNAQKICVPNKNGIKVEVLNKVLKSYGLHEAEILQINTNTADTSRIPALAKAYMALDQSDADLIIARGRLGIPGSGSLLIFIDNKGRILTAGTSPSHLIHGKSIEKAVYEEACEALEKIGFEKNRRLDNEY
- the hmdB gene encoding 5,10-methenyltetrahydromethanopterin hydrogenase cofactor biosynthesis protein HmdB, which produces MIDYILNKAKNGQELSDEEFLELLAIDDDENLEKLFKTAAEIRDNQSKTIKLTSTVHITNKCQIQPRCKYCGFAEETSSKGYYNAFYKSDEEILNAAQSINEAHIPRVSCSGGYGYKGKQAVNACRIVKENTDLEVLVNVGGDLTPESVEKLSDLGVETICCNLETINEEVFYEAKPGDSLKQRIETCRLVCDAGIGLSSGLLLGLGESPEDRIKHLRFLGKFKTLSEIPIMGFNPYADTPMANHPPFPLKEQLKIVAVTRIMYPAITITMPTPTVGPENVEYSLKAGANNLATVIADNYPLEVKGVGSPNYGNYNEVVGVIEKLGLIPQTI